A part of Setaria viridis chromosome 8, Setaria_viridis_v4.0, whole genome shotgun sequence genomic DNA contains:
- the LOC117866385 gene encoding tyrosine decarboxylase 1 has protein sequence MGSLPLEAMMPLNPDSFAGESSAVVDFLADYYRNVDKYPVMANTQPGTIRKLLPEAAPELGDSMDRILDDVQRDILSGLTHWQSPSFFAYFPANASTAGFAGEMLSAGLNVVPFVWTASPVATELEQVVVDWMASLLGLPEHFHFKGGGGGVLHGSTCEAVVCTLAAARDRALSKLGHEGILKLVVYASDQTHATFQKGASIVGIPPANFRILRTSANSGYGLTATIVQRAIEEDVARGLVPLYLCATVGTTGLGAIDRVRELGHVARRYGTWLHIDAAYAGSAAICPEFQGHLDGAELADSLSMNPHKWFLTNMDCCCLWVANPTTMTDALSTDPEYLKNVGTASKMAETVDYKDWQIALSRRFRAIKLWVVLRRYGAAGMRAHIRRHIQMAEWFEHVVAADERFEVVVPRNFSLVCFRLRPRFMADKAVEALNRDLLAEVNASGRAFMTHFVVDDKFVIRLAVGGSMTEMRHVRAAWELLKEKANDLIATGC, from the exons ATGGGTAGCCTTCCACTTGAAGCCATGATGCCACTGAACCCCGATTCATTCGCTGGGGAGTCCAGTGCCGTGGTCGACTTCCTCGCCGACTACTACCGCAACGTCGATAAGTATCCGGTCATGGCCAACACCCAGCCAGGGACCATCCGTAAGCTTCTTCCGGAGGCAGCCCCGGAGTTGGGCGACTCCATGGATCGCATACTGGATGATGTGCAGCGGGATATCCTCTCCGGCCTCACACATTGGCAGAGCCCTAGCTTCTTTGCCTATTTCCCGGCGAATGCAAGCACCGCAGGGTTCGCCGGGGAGATGTTGTCGGCTGGTCTCAACGTCGTCCCGTTCGTCTGGACGGCGTCACCGGTGGCCACTGAGCTGGAGCAGGTCGTGGTTGACTGGATGGCTAGCCTCCTCGGCCTACCGGAGCACTTCCACttcaagggaggaggaggcggtgtccTGCATGGGAGCACGTGCGAGGCGGTGGTGTGCACTCTCGCTGCCGCGCGCGACCGTGCACTCAGCAAGCTCGGACATGAGGGCATCCTCAAGCTTGTCGTGTATGCCTCGGACCAGACCCACGCAACCTTCCAGAAGGGCGCGAGCATCGTCGGCATCCCTCCAGCAAACTTCCGCATCCTGCGGACTTCGGCAAACTCGGGATACGGCCTGACCGCCACCATCGTCCAAAGAGCAATCGAGGAAGACGTCGCCCGCGGGCTGGTTCCCCTTTACCTCTGCGCCACCGTCGGCACTACTGGTCTGGGGGCCATTGACCGAGTGCGCGAGCTCGGCCATGTTGCCCGGCGTTATG GAACCTGGCTGCACATCGACGCAGCCTACGCCGGAAGCGCAGCCATTTGCCCGGAGTTCCAAGGTCACCTCGACGGTGCCGAGCTCGCGGACTCGCTGAGCATGAACCCACATAAGTGGTTCCTCACCAACATGGACTGCTGCTGCCTCTGGGTGGCGAACCCTACCACCATGACCGACGCACTGTCCACTGACCCGGAGTACCTCAAGAATGTCGGCACCGCGTCTAAGATGGCGGAAACGGTCGACTACAAGGACTGGCAGATCGCGCTGTCACGCCGCTTCCGTGCCATCAAACTCTGGGTGGTGCTACGGCGCTATGGAGCGGCGGGAATGCGCGCGCACATACGGAGGCACATCCAGATGGCAGAGTGGTTCGAGCACGTCGTGGCGGCGGACGAGCGGTTTGAGGTCGTGGTGCCAAGGAACTTCTCCTTGGTGtgcttccgcctccgcccgcggttCATGGCGGATAAAGCTGTGGAGGCCCTGAACCGCGACCTCCTCGCAGAGGTGAATGCAAGCGGCCGGGCGTTCATGACGCACTTCGTCGTGGACGACAAGTTTGTGATCCGCCTAGCCGTGGGTGGGTCAATGACAGAGATGCGGCACGTCCGGGCCGCGTGGGAGCTTCTCAAGGAGAAGGCCAACGACTTGATCGCCACCGGTTGTTAG